A stretch of Brassica napus cultivar Da-Ae chromosome C6, Da-Ae, whole genome shotgun sequence DNA encodes these proteins:
- the LOC106403284 gene encoding disease resistance protein CHS1-like: protein MASSSSSATPEFDVYLSCAEDTRKGLVSHLYSSLSQRGITTYTRDDKLEKRDSSPDYEFPDQWKYTIDAKVAVVVVSRSYLASAWCLNELQTILNLLDIGRLLVLPIFYEVDPSNVKNQTGEVEEPFRKLGEKYPEKDHAWRMALIDVSNLFPQDLHNLSGEAELVEAITKRVEVFRYSDKPSNQRETYPLTTKFSGLVGLDRQMLALYKLLDLNSNEEVRLIGICGPGGVGKTTLARLAYEDLSKNFHAHVFVDNAKNIYQQDPGESYSQETFTSGMIQRWSHKKTRGQSVSTGVIKSTVGHRKGLLVIDCVDSMEQLKDIADIVGWCGSGSRVILITQDKNLLDKFGVKHVYEVSSLRYDEALQLFSQSAFEEKNPPTSFESLSLRAIQVASFLPLTLKIIGSTLQGKDEEGWEKELQKLEGDQEKTITEIMKKCYAGGNEEDQILSYILS, encoded by the exons atggcttcctcttcttcatcagcTACCCCAGAGTTTGATGTCTACCTGAGCTGCGCAGAAGACACCAGGAAAGGCCTGGTCTCACATCTTTATAGTTCGTTGTCTCAAAGAGGCATTACGACTTACACACGTGATGACAAGCTGGAGAAGAGAGACTCGTCCCCTGATTATGAGTTTCCTGACCAATGGAAATATACCATAGATGCAAAAGTCGCCGTTGTTGTTGTCTCGCGGAGCTATCTAGCCTCCGCTTGGTGCCTGAACGAGCTCCAGACAATACTAAACCTTCTGGACATAGGCCGTCTGTTAGTTCTGCCCATCTTCTACGAAGTCGATCCTTCAAATGTGAAAAACCAGACTGGAGAAGTCGAAGAACCCTTCAGAAAGCTTGGTGAAAAATATCCTGAGAAGGATCATGCATGGAGGATGGCTCTTATCGATGTCAGCAACCTATTCCCCCAGGATTTACATAATTT GAGCGGTGAAGCAGAGCTGGTCGAAGCAATTACAAAAAGAGTTGAAGTCTTTCGATACTCGGATAAGCCGAGCAATCAGAGGGAAACTTATCCATTAACAACCAAATTCAGTGGACTGGTCGGTCTGGACCGTCAAATGCTTGCACTGTACAAACTGTTAGATTTAAATTCTAACGAGGAAGTTCGGTTGATCGGGATTTGTGGTCCAGGAGGCGTTGGCAAGACGACGCTGGCGAGACTGGCCTATGAAGATCTGTCTAAAAATTTCCATGCACATGTGTTTGTAGACAACGCCAAAAACATTTATCAGCAAGACCCTGGTGAGTCATATTCACAAGAAACATTCACGTCAGGAATGATCCAAAGGTGGTCGCATAAAAAGACAAGAGGACAAAGTGTAAGCACTGGTGTGATCAAATCAACGGTTGGACACCGAAAAGGTCTCCTTGTGATTGATTGTGTGGATAGCATGGAGCAGTTAAAGGACATAGCAGACATTGTTGGTTGGTGTGGCTCAGGAAGTAGAGTCATCCTTATCACACAAGACAAGAATTTGCTAGATAAATTTGGTGTGAAGCACGTCTACGAAGTCAGCTCTCTGAGATACGATGAAGCTCTTCAACTCTTTTCTCAATCTGCATTCGAAGAGAAAAACCCTCCTACTAGTTTCGAATCACTTTCTCTTCGTGCTATCCAGGTCGCAAGCTTCCTTCCCCTGACTCTTAAAATCATCGGTTCTACTCTACAAGGCAAGGATGAAGAGGGATGGGAGAAGGAACTGCAAAAACTCGAAGGAGATCAAGAGAAAACTATTACGGAGATAATGAAGAAATGCTACGCAGGAGGAAACGAGGAAGACCAAATCCTTTCATATATCTTGTCTTAG